The following are from one region of the Oreochromis aureus strain Israel breed Guangdong linkage group 1, ZZ_aureus, whole genome shotgun sequence genome:
- the rras2 gene encoding ras-related protein R-Ras2 isoform X2, which produces MQKSYFVTDYDPTIEDSYTKQCVIDERPARLDILDTAGQEEFGAMREQYMRTGEGFLLVFSVTDRGSFEEIYKFQRQILRVKDRDEFPMILVGNKADLELQRQVTQEEGQQLARQLKVTYMEASAKIRMNVDQAFHELVRVIRKFQEQECPPSPEPTRKEKDKTGCHCVIV; this is translated from the exons ATGCAGAAG TCGTACTTTGTCACTGACTATGACCCGACAATTGAAGACTCTTATACCAAGCAGTGTGTGATCGACGAAAGGCCGGCCCGGCTCGACA TCCTCGACACGGCTGGACAGGAAGAGTTTGGAGCCATGAGAGAACAATACATGAGGACAGGGGAGGGCTTCCTGCTCGTCTTCTCAGTCACTGACAGAGGAAG CTTTGAAGAAATCTACAAATTCCAAAGACAGATTCTCCGAGTCAAAGACAGAGACGAATTCCCGATGATCCTTGTAGGAAACAAAGCAGATCTGGAACTACAGAGACAA gTAACCCAGGAAGAGGGCCAGCAGCTGGCTAGACAATTAAAGGTCACATACATGGAGGCTTCAGCTAAAATACGAATGAACGTAGACCAGGCTTTCCACGAGCTGGTTAGAGTAATCAG GAAATTCCAAGAACAGGAATGTCCACCGTCGCCAGAACCtacaaggaaagaaaaagacaagacCGGCTGCCACTGTGTGATCGTCTGA